In Microbulbifer agarilyticus, the DNA window CTAGAACTTGTAGCCGATACCAATCGAGTAAACAAAGGGGTCGATATCTACATCGGCAGTAATGCGGGTAAAGGTATCGCCGCGGCTGCGGAAGTCGATTTTCGCCTCGGTGTCGATATCCAGGTACCAGACGGCCGCATTGAACAGCCAGTTGCTGTCTGGCCCGAACATTACATCCACACCGATTTCGCCGGCGAGCCCCCAGGAGTCGTCGAGCCGGAGGTTCGCGCGGCTAACGGCCCCGAGCACATCCGCGAAGTAGTCATTGGCAACGGTGCTGATGCTTTCGTCCGAGAAAGTGGTGAAATTCACCCCGAGGCCGAAATACGGCTGTACCCAGGACTCTTTGCACGTGGGGAACCACTGTACGGTAAGCGTGGGTGGCAGGTGCTCGATACTGCCCAGGTCCACCTTGCCGAGTCGGGCATTGAGGTTGTCGGGGTTGGGCAAGCCAATGACATCAAGGTCGTGCTCAAACGGCAGCGCCGCCAGTAACCCAAGGCCGAAGTGGTCTGCGAACATCCAGGTGCCGGTAATGGTCGCGCTATCGCCATCGTCCACAAGGACCCGGGTGTTGGTCAGTTCGACGGTGTTGTCGATCAGCAGCGGGTCGGAATCATCATCCGGATCCACCAGTCCCCAGCCAATGCGGACAATAAAGTCGCCTTGCTCCAGATCGGCCAGGCAGTGGCTGCTGGCGAGGGTGGCGGCGAGGAATGCGGCGGCCAGACTGAGTTTCTTCATAAGATCGCTCCTTGAACTTCCTAGCGGTGCGACAATGCAGTCCGGCATTGCCATTTTGCACGACACTTTCAGTCTAGCTGTCTGTCGAATGGAGAAACTTTCTTGCGTTTGATTGGGTGACATTTGGATCTGGGCTTGTGGCCGGCGTGCACTGCGGCAATAATGTGATCACAAAAATGATCCTGGTTGGTAATTGGCCTGTATATGGGTGAAGTAATGAAGATTGGTGTTCTTAAAACGGACGATGTGCGCCCGCAGCTGGTGGCCGAATTCGGTGAGTACCCGGAGATGTTTGCGGCGCTGCTGAAGCGTGAGGATGACGCGCTGGAGTTTGTCACCTACGAGGTGCAGCACGGTGAATACCCGGCGGATATCGACGAAGTCGATGCCTACCTGATTACCGGCAGTAAAACCGGGGTCTACGACGATCAGCCGTGGATTGCGCCGCTGATGGAGTTTGTGCGCGAGTTGCGCCGCCGTGAGAAGCCGACCCTGGGCATCTGCTTTGGTCACCAGATTATTGCCCACGCTCTGGGTGGTGAGGCG includes these proteins:
- a CDS encoding OmpW/AlkL family protein — encoded protein: MKKLSLAAAFLAATLASSHCLADLEQGDFIVRIGWGLVDPDDDSDPLLIDNTVELTNTRVLVDDGDSATITGTWMFADHFGLGLLAALPFEHDLDVIGLPNPDNLNARLGKVDLGSIEHLPPTLTVQWFPTCKESWVQPYFGLGVNFTTFSDESISTVANDYFADVLGAVSRANLRLDDSWGLAGEIGVDVMFGPDSNWLFNAAVWYLDIDTEAKIDFRSRGDTFTRITADVDIDPFVYSIGIGYKF